From a region of the Teredinibacter turnerae genome:
- a CDS encoding LacI family DNA-binding transcriptional regulator: MSNIREVARLAGVSVATVSRTLSHPEMVSEATQKRVMKAVDQVNYQPNMLARNFRSARSYSLVVLVPDIANPFFALVIRSIERQAQKKGYSVLLGDTQDSSEREQDYIRLVETRLADGILQLRPISDQFHAGSKFSFPYLHVCSTESTDGPCVRVDNAKAFEQMTAYLISLGHQRIGLITGREENPHTVDRMKGFQKALADAGLPFDANLVASGDYSIWSGVNAANALCQSGGQPTAIACMNDEMAIGAIQALKAQGLRVPEDVSVTGFDDISYARYCDPPLTTIAQPADLMGTLAVDMLLQQLNGESLPCQEKVLPYEFIVRQSTAPAAQ; encoded by the coding sequence ATGTCTAATATCCGCGAAGTCGCACGCCTGGCGGGCGTATCTGTGGCGACTGTATCACGCACCCTGAGCCACCCGGAGATGGTGTCGGAAGCCACCCAAAAACGCGTGATGAAAGCCGTTGATCAAGTGAACTATCAACCCAACATGCTTGCGCGCAATTTTCGCTCCGCCCGCTCCTATTCTCTTGTGGTGCTGGTACCTGATATCGCCAACCCCTTTTTCGCCTTGGTTATTCGCAGTATCGAACGACAGGCACAAAAAAAGGGGTATTCCGTTTTACTCGGCGATACCCAGGACTCGTCTGAACGCGAACAGGATTATATTCGCCTGGTAGAAACACGCCTCGCCGATGGCATTCTTCAGTTGCGGCCAATCTCCGACCAGTTTCACGCGGGCAGCAAGTTCAGCTTCCCCTATTTGCACGTCTGTTCTACAGAAAGTACTGACGGGCCGTGTGTCCGAGTGGATAACGCAAAGGCATTCGAACAAATGACTGCGTATTTGATCTCACTCGGCCATCAACGAATCGGGCTAATCACTGGTCGCGAGGAAAATCCGCACACCGTAGATAGAATGAAAGGCTTTCAAAAAGCGCTGGCCGATGCAGGCCTTCCGTTCGACGCCAACCTCGTTGCCAGCGGCGACTATTCTATATGGTCCGGTGTTAATGCGGCTAATGCACTTTGCCAATCGGGCGGCCAACCCACCGCTATCGCGTGTATGAACGACGAAATGGCGATTGGCGCAATTCAGGCGCTAAAAGCACAAGGGTTGCGCGTGCCTGAAGACGTATCGGTTACGGGTTTTGACGATATCAGTTATGCCCGCTACTGCGATCCCCCGCTCACAACCATCGCTCAGCCTGCCGACTTAATGGGCACACTGGCGGTAGATATGCTCTTGCAACAGCTCAATGGGGAATCACTCCCTTGCCAGGAAAAGGTTTTGCCTTACGAATTTATTGTGCGCCAGAGCACTGCGCCCGCCGCACAGTGA
- a CDS encoding glycoside hydrolase 5 family protein, whose protein sequence is MGVAKVWYRVVLSVLSILLLACAPPPEMLEENNPKPAADTAWREFKTDVPASPFVRVEGNKFYLQGKPYRYVGANMWYAAYLGSSDSTVADRARLQRELDTLQQYGITNLRILGAAERSPLDNSLQPAISYRGKVERDDLLEGLDFALAEMAKRDMKAVIYLNNFWEWSGGMMTYLSWVNGGDFINLGDDAHPWPAFALATARFYSNRAAVDLSYQYMETLLTRTNSITGVAYKDDPTIMAWQLANEPRPGDGDISRDNLPAYFSWIRNTAALIKQLDPNHLVSLGSEGTQGCLGMMACFLGAHAENGVDYATVHLWPKNWGWFDVARPQQTFGDAMRKTDAYIAQHITYAEQLNMPLVLEEFGFERNGGEYSREADVSLRNNLYQLVYARVAGSSLSGGSLVGSNFWAWGGAGKAQHADYGWQAGDTSYLGDPPQEPQGFYSVFDTDISTLEIIREHSRVLANPSGLQPRGNANEG, encoded by the coding sequence ATGGGGGTAGCCAAAGTGTGGTACCGGGTTGTACTTAGCGTGTTATCTATTTTATTGCTTGCCTGCGCACCGCCGCCGGAGATGCTGGAGGAGAATAATCCCAAGCCCGCAGCCGATACCGCATGGCGCGAGTTTAAGACCGATGTGCCAGCGAGCCCGTTTGTGCGTGTCGAGGGCAATAAATTCTACCTGCAGGGTAAGCCCTATCGGTACGTAGGTGCCAACATGTGGTATGCCGCCTATCTGGGTTCGTCAGATTCCACAGTGGCAGATCGCGCGCGCCTGCAGCGAGAGCTGGATACCTTGCAGCAATACGGTATTACCAATCTTCGCATTCTCGGTGCCGCCGAGCGCTCGCCATTGGATAATTCGCTGCAGCCGGCAATCAGCTACCGGGGCAAAGTAGAGCGGGACGATCTGCTGGAAGGCCTGGATTTTGCGCTTGCGGAAATGGCCAAGCGGGATATGAAAGCCGTTATCTACCTGAATAATTTTTGGGAGTGGTCCGGCGGGATGATGACCTACCTGAGTTGGGTAAACGGCGGCGACTTTATCAATCTTGGCGACGACGCACATCCCTGGCCCGCATTCGCACTCGCGACTGCCAGGTTTTACAGTAACCGTGCAGCGGTGGATTTGTCGTATCAATATATGGAAACCTTGCTGACGCGGACCAACAGCATTACCGGTGTTGCCTATAAGGACGATCCCACCATTATGGCGTGGCAACTGGCCAACGAACCGCGACCAGGCGATGGTGATATCAGCCGCGATAATTTACCGGCGTATTTTTCCTGGATTCGCAATACGGCCGCGTTGATTAAACAGCTCGATCCGAATCATCTGGTAAGCCTCGGAAGTGAAGGTACCCAGGGTTGCCTGGGCATGATGGCGTGCTTTCTGGGCGCCCATGCAGAAAACGGTGTTGACTATGCAACCGTACACCTGTGGCCCAAAAACTGGGGGTGGTTTGATGTGGCGCGGCCGCAGCAGACGTTTGGCGATGCCATGCGCAAAACCGACGCTTATATCGCGCAACACATCACCTACGCTGAGCAACTGAATATGCCATTGGTGCTTGAGGAGTTCGGCTTCGAGCGCAATGGCGGTGAATATAGCCGAGAGGCGGATGTAAGCCTGCGCAACAATTTATATCAGTTGGTATACGCGCGTGTCGCGGGCAGCAGTTTGTCTGGCGGATCTCTGGTCGGGTCGAATTTCTGGGCGTGGGGAGGCGCTGGCAAAGCGCAACATGCTGATTATGGCTGGCAGGCGGGCGATACCAGTTATCTCGGCGATCCACCGCAAGAGCCCCAAGGTTTTTATTCGGTGTTTGATACCGACATCAGCACACTTGAAATCATTCGCGAGCACAGCCGCGTGTTGGCCAATCCGTCGGGACTGCAACCGCGAGGCAACGCCAACGAGGGGTAG
- a CDS encoding efflux RND transporter periplasmic adaptor subunit yields the protein MKKFVIAISVGALLVVLAIVAVKGSQIMALIKMGESNQMPPTIISATEVVSQEWEQSLKTVGTLEAVQGVVVTADLPGRVTEILFKAGAEVRAGDVLVRQDITSEKAQLRAAEASVALAKSNLDRVDALYNKKVSSKSEFDAADARYKEAVAQADNIRSMIDKKTVKAPFAGRLGIRLINVGRDLGTGDAIVSLQAVDPIYVNFSLPQRDLPKISLGLKVRLTTDAVANKVFHGELTTINPEIDPVTRSVRVQASLDNKDLSLLPGMYAKLDVVLPEANKVLAVPATAISYATYGDSVFVVAQEEDEESGETKQVARQQFVRLGQRLGDFVAIEAGVSEGDTVVSTGVFKVRNGAPVVINNEAQPDFKENPQPADS from the coding sequence ATGAAAAAGTTTGTAATAGCCATTAGCGTTGGTGCACTGCTTGTTGTGCTGGCAATTGTTGCCGTAAAAGGTTCACAAATTATGGCGCTGATAAAAATGGGGGAGTCGAACCAAATGCCTCCGACCATTATCTCCGCCACCGAAGTGGTGTCTCAGGAATGGGAGCAAAGTCTCAAAACTGTGGGTACCCTTGAAGCTGTGCAAGGTGTGGTTGTTACCGCAGACCTTCCCGGGCGAGTGACCGAGATTTTATTTAAAGCCGGCGCGGAAGTGCGCGCGGGTGATGTGCTGGTTCGGCAGGACATCACCTCAGAAAAAGCACAGCTGCGAGCAGCGGAAGCGAGTGTTGCATTAGCAAAGTCTAACCTTGATCGCGTGGATGCGCTCTACAACAAAAAGGTCTCTTCGAAATCCGAATTCGACGCGGCCGACGCCCGCTACAAAGAAGCGGTTGCCCAGGCTGATAATATTCGCAGCATGATCGATAAAAAAACTGTGAAGGCACCTTTCGCGGGCCGCTTGGGTATTCGCTTAATCAATGTGGGCCGCGACCTGGGCACAGGTGACGCTATCGTTTCCCTGCAGGCGGTGGACCCAATCTATGTGAACTTTTCTCTGCCGCAGCGCGATCTTCCCAAAATATCTTTGGGCTTGAAAGTTCGCCTTACCACGGACGCCGTCGCCAACAAAGTTTTCCACGGTGAGCTGACCACCATTAACCCGGAAATTGACCCGGTCACCCGCAGTGTGCGCGTGCAGGCGAGCCTCGATAATAAAGATCTCAGCTTGTTGCCCGGCATGTACGCCAAGTTGGATGTGGTACTGCCCGAAGCCAATAAAGTGCTCGCGGTACCAGCAACCGCGATCAGCTACGCAACCTACGGCGACTCTGTGTTTGTGGTTGCGCAAGAAGAGGATGAAGAGAGCGGCGAAACCAAACAGGTGGCGCGTCAACAATTTGTGCGCCTGGGCCAGCGTCTCGGCGATTTCGTTGCGATTGAAGCCGGTGTGAGCGAGGGCGATACGGTTGTGAGCACTGGCGTGTTTAAAGTACGCAATGGTGCGCCTGTGGTTATCAACAATGAAGCACAGCCTGATTTTAAAGAGAACCCACAGCCGGCAGATTCCTAA
- a CDS encoding efflux RND transporter permease subunit — MKTVFTDIFVRRPVLALVVNLVIIIAGIQAISSLTVRQYPRNDNAVITVNTAYIGANAELVRGFITTPLERAISGADGIDYINSSSTQGMSTINVQLELNYDPIKALSEITSKVNQVRGDLPPEAEVPIINVQSADSQFASAYLSFSSEILEPNQITDYLTRVVQPRLAALEGVQRADVLGGRTFAMRVWLKPDRMAAYGITPVQIRQALTSNNYLAALGNTKGSFIQVNLSANTDLNTVEEFRDLVLRSENGALVRLSDVADVELGSESYNEEVRYSGMTTTFMGIWPMPNANTLDVMKLVRKELDSLRDGMPKGMDAVIGYDATEYIESSINEVKFTLAETLLIVIAIIFLFLGSVRSVVIPVMAIPVSLIGAIFLMQLFGFSLNLLTLLAIVLSVGLVVDDAIVIVENVERHISEGQSPMKAAMLGARELVGPVIAMTITLIAVYLPIGLQGGLTGSLFREFAFTLAGAVTISGIVALTLSPMMSSKLLKEGIEDEGFAKRSANVFNAIRARYLRILDVSLRARGAIYVLWFLLSAGAVAMFMSSPKELAPTEDQGIVFIMSEGASSSTIDQSKIYANALNEKLLSVPEGEFTFQITFPDGGMGGLLLKPWEERDRSVFQLLPEITADISQIGGINNFAIAPPALPGGGSFPVEFVIAATGDIEDILKYAEQLQQAAATSGMFMFPPQIDTKVDVPEAELVIDRDKVADLGLSLQQVGADVGVMLGGGYVNRFNIGGRSYRVIPQVKRSERLNPAQLQDIFITGPEGKLIPLSTVARIEEKTVPRSLNRFQQLNAVKLSGVSTQSLDAALNFLETEAAKILPSDYMVDYTGESRQLRREGNKFLPAFTMALLLIFLVLAAQFNSFRDPFVILAGSVPLAMFGASIFTFLKFPVPGMGFWTDGFTTTLNIYSQVGLVTLIGLVAKNGILLVEFANKMQELGLTKMAAVREAASTRLRPILMTTVATVAGHFPLTLVTGAGAEARNSIGLVLVGGMAIGTIFTLFVIPSIYVLLAKNLHGELEEVPEEPEEPMDPITV; from the coding sequence ATGAAAACAGTATTTACCGATATATTTGTTCGTCGGCCGGTTCTTGCGCTGGTAGTTAACCTGGTAATCATTATTGCCGGGATACAGGCTATCTCGTCGTTGACGGTTCGTCAGTACCCGCGTAACGACAACGCGGTTATCACCGTCAACACCGCCTACATTGGGGCTAACGCCGAACTGGTTCGCGGCTTTATTACGACGCCTCTGGAACGAGCCATATCCGGTGCCGATGGCATCGACTATATCAATTCTTCCTCCACTCAGGGCATGTCGACTATTAATGTGCAGTTGGAATTGAATTACGACCCGATTAAGGCGCTGTCGGAAATTACCTCAAAGGTTAATCAGGTGCGCGGCGATCTGCCACCAGAAGCCGAGGTGCCGATTATTAATGTGCAGTCTGCAGATAGTCAGTTCGCGTCAGCCTATTTGAGTTTTAGCTCGGAAATTCTAGAGCCGAACCAGATTACGGATTACCTGACGCGTGTTGTACAGCCGCGGTTGGCGGCGCTGGAAGGGGTACAGCGCGCAGATGTACTGGGTGGTCGAACCTTTGCGATGCGCGTGTGGTTAAAGCCGGATCGAATGGCGGCTTATGGCATTACACCGGTGCAAATTCGGCAGGCGTTAACCTCCAATAACTACCTCGCGGCGCTGGGGAATACCAAGGGTAGCTTTATCCAGGTTAACCTTTCTGCGAATACCGACTTAAACACGGTTGAGGAGTTTCGCGATCTGGTACTGCGCTCAGAAAATGGTGCTCTGGTGCGTTTAAGTGATGTTGCCGATGTCGAGCTGGGTTCAGAAAGTTACAACGAAGAAGTGCGTTATTCCGGCATGACCACGACCTTTATGGGTATCTGGCCGATGCCGAACGCGAACACGCTTGATGTAATGAAGCTGGTGCGCAAAGAGCTGGACAGCCTGCGTGACGGTATGCCCAAAGGTATGGACGCGGTTATTGGTTACGATGCGACCGAATACATCGAATCGTCGATTAACGAAGTGAAATTTACGCTCGCTGAAACGTTGCTGATCGTTATCGCCATCATCTTCTTATTCCTTGGTTCTGTGCGTTCGGTAGTGATCCCGGTGATGGCGATTCCGGTATCGTTAATTGGCGCCATCTTTCTGATGCAATTGTTTGGCTTCAGTTTGAATTTGCTGACCCTGCTGGCGATTGTACTTTCGGTTGGTCTGGTTGTGGACGATGCCATCGTGATTGTCGAGAACGTCGAGCGGCATATCAGCGAAGGCCAGAGCCCGATGAAAGCGGCAATGCTGGGTGCGCGCGAACTGGTCGGCCCGGTTATCGCGATGACCATTACGTTAATTGCAGTTTATTTGCCGATTGGTTTGCAAGGCGGTTTAACCGGGTCGCTGTTCCGCGAGTTTGCATTTACGCTTGCGGGCGCGGTCACCATTTCCGGTATTGTCGCGTTAACCCTATCGCCGATGATGTCCTCAAAGCTGTTGAAAGAAGGAATTGAAGACGAGGGTTTTGCCAAGCGCTCAGCAAATGTATTTAATGCGATACGAGCGCGTTACCTGCGAATTCTGGATGTGAGCCTGCGCGCGCGTGGAGCAATATACGTGCTTTGGTTCTTATTGAGCGCCGGCGCTGTGGCGATGTTTATGAGTTCGCCGAAAGAACTGGCGCCGACAGAAGATCAGGGCATTGTGTTTATCATGTCCGAGGGGGCATCGTCGTCTACCATCGATCAGTCTAAGATCTATGCGAACGCGCTTAATGAAAAGCTTCTGTCTGTGCCTGAGGGCGAATTCACGTTCCAGATCACCTTTCCCGACGGTGGCATGGGCGGGTTGCTGCTCAAGCCCTGGGAAGAGCGCGATCGATCTGTATTCCAGTTACTCCCGGAAATTACTGCGGATATTTCACAGATTGGTGGTATTAACAACTTCGCAATTGCGCCGCCCGCGTTGCCGGGTGGTGGTTCGTTCCCAGTGGAGTTTGTGATTGCAGCGACAGGAGACATTGAGGATATTCTCAAGTACGCGGAGCAGTTGCAGCAGGCCGCCGCGACCAGCGGCATGTTTATGTTTCCGCCGCAAATCGACACTAAAGTCGATGTGCCCGAAGCGGAACTGGTCATCGATCGCGATAAAGTGGCCGATCTCGGTTTGAGCTTGCAGCAGGTGGGTGCCGATGTTGGTGTGATGCTCGGTGGTGGTTATGTTAACCGGTTTAATATCGGCGGACGGAGCTACCGCGTAATACCCCAGGTGAAACGCTCGGAACGACTAAATCCGGCGCAATTACAGGATATTTTTATTACTGGCCCTGAAGGAAAGTTGATTCCGCTAAGCACCGTTGCACGTATTGAAGAAAAGACCGTGCCCCGATCCTTAAATCGGTTCCAGCAGTTAAATGCGGTGAAATTGAGCGGCGTATCGACACAGTCGCTGGATGCCGCGCTGAACTTTCTGGAAACCGAAGCGGCGAAAATCCTGCCCAGCGACTACATGGTCGATTACACCGGTGAATCTCGGCAGTTGCGTCGCGAAGGCAATAAGTTTTTACCTGCGTTCACCATGGCATTACTGCTGATCTTTCTAGTGTTGGCGGCGCAGTTCAACAGCTTCCGCGATCCGTTTGTGATTCTGGCGGGGTCGGTACCACTGGCGATGTTCGGTGCGTCCATCTTTACGTTCCTCAAGTTTCCTGTTCCGGGAATGGGTTTCTGGACCGACGGCTTCACCACAACACTGAATATCTACTCGCAAGTGGGGTTGGTGACTTTGATTGGTCTGGTCGCTAAGAACGGGATTCTGCTGGTGGAATTTGCCAACAAAATGCAGGAGCTGGGTCTGACTAAAATGGCCGCTGTTCGAGAAGCCGCGTCCACACGTTTGCGACCGATTCTGATGACAACTGTAGCAACCGTGGCAGGTCACTTTCCGTTAACTCTCGTTACCGGTGCAGGCGCCGAGGCGCGAAACTCCATTGGCCTGGTATTGGTAGGGGGTATGGCAATCGGTACGATCTTTACCTTGTTTGTTATCCCCTCGATTTATGTGCTGCTGGCGAAAAACCTCCATGGCGAGCTGGAAGAAGTTCCGGAAGAGCCTGAGGAGCCAATGGACCCCATTACCGTATAA
- a CDS encoding serine hydrolase, with the protein MLAAVAVVTSISVFAPLDSARAWLTPLPKSVEAQVDAATHYGLDGVIVYWDDPRGLEHTYAAGWFDRDQKIPAKPDALFKIASISKLYIAAAAAQMAADGRFALDASLKSLLPAYGEKIPQSEEITLAMLIQHRSGIFNFTDLENYPWDNPPKSNADTLALILGMPLVFPPGTETRYSNTNYILLGEIMDRTLGYSHHQYIQQRFLNPLGLKDTYHVLADADINRVMSGYHVGYDKDIKRNDFVNPGGSMVATAKDVAVFVRALNDGSLLSDRAQALYSDLYQFGHTGLVPGFQSIARYHPELDSVVVEFVNTSGGNSTLTLGVVYRRIVKILERQAQRS; encoded by the coding sequence GTGCTGGCGGCGGTTGCGGTGGTAACCAGCATCAGTGTGTTTGCGCCATTGGATTCTGCCCGTGCCTGGCTTACCCCGTTACCTAAAAGTGTTGAGGCGCAGGTTGATGCGGCAACCCATTACGGCTTGGATGGGGTGATTGTCTATTGGGATGACCCACGCGGCCTGGAGCATACCTATGCCGCTGGCTGGTTCGATCGGGATCAAAAAATACCTGCGAAGCCGGATGCTTTGTTTAAGATCGCAAGTATCAGCAAGCTATATATCGCGGCGGCAGCTGCGCAGATGGCGGCCGATGGGCGTTTTGCGCTGGATGCGAGCTTGAAATCATTATTACCAGCATACGGCGAAAAGATTCCGCAATCCGAAGAAATCACCCTGGCGATGTTGATCCAACATCGCAGTGGTATATTCAATTTTACCGATCTCGAAAATTATCCCTGGGACAACCCGCCTAAAAGCAATGCCGATACCCTGGCACTGATTTTGGGTATGCCCTTGGTATTCCCGCCGGGCACTGAAACCCGGTATTCAAATACCAACTATATTTTGCTCGGGGAAATTATGGATCGTACGTTGGGGTATAGCCATCATCAGTATATCCAGCAGCGTTTTCTAAACCCGTTGGGTCTTAAAGACACCTATCACGTATTGGCGGATGCCGATATTAACCGCGTGATGAGTGGCTATCATGTGGGTTACGACAAAGACATCAAGCGCAATGATTTCGTTAACCCGGGTGGATCTATGGTTGCCACAGCAAAAGACGTCGCTGTATTTGTGCGGGCGCTGAATGATGGCTCGCTGCTATCCGATCGCGCGCAAGCACTCTACAGTGATCTCTATCAGTTCGGCCACACCGGCCTGGTGCCTGGGTTTCAGAGTATTGCGCGTTACCATCCTGAACTGGATTCAGTCGTGGTGGAATTTGTAAATACCAGCGGCGGAAATTCGACGCTTACACTCGGCGTGGTGTACCGCCGGATTGTGAAAATTCTTGAGCGGCAAGCGCAGCGCAGCTAA
- a CDS encoding VOC family protein produces MISGFHHVAVICSNYARSKQFYTEVLGLQVLAENYRAARDSYKLDLQIPGGGQVELFSFPQSPERPSYPEARGLRHLAFAVQSIDDAVAYLNTQGVEVEKVRVDEYTGKRYTFFSDPDQLPIELYEN; encoded by the coding sequence ATGATTAGCGGTTTTCATCACGTTGCGGTTATTTGTTCCAACTACGCGCGGTCAAAGCAATTTTATACGGAAGTTTTAGGCTTGCAGGTGCTAGCGGAAAACTACCGTGCAGCCAGAGATTCCTATAAATTGGATCTACAAATTCCTGGCGGTGGCCAGGTGGAACTTTTTTCGTTTCCGCAAAGCCCTGAGCGGCCAAGTTATCCAGAGGCTCGCGGGCTACGTCATCTTGCGTTTGCCGTGCAATCTATCGATGATGCGGTTGCCTATTTGAATACGCAGGGTGTCGAGGTGGAAAAGGTACGCGTAGATGAATACACCGGTAAACGCTATACCTTTTTTAGCGATCCTGATCAGTTGCCCATCGAGCTATATGAAAATTAA
- the glp gene encoding gephyrin-like molybdotransferase Glp, which yields MDKSLDSARNFKIQWLAVNQLLKVLPMNSCDQPGLLPLEAALQRINAVVNCAQNCEYVPLLNARGRVLAEDIIASRPIPDFDNSAMDGYAFASSSISSTDAFRVAGIALAGQPYLGALSENECIRIMTGAKMPSGCDCVAMQENTLRDGDELTLLKAPVKGENVRLAGHDLPQGSRILLRGRRLSPVDIGMLASLGELQVPVYTKPRVGVFSTGDELTPLGQPLEAGRIYDSNRYLLLSALAEYPIEVIDFGSIPDDRQKLEQVFLEAASQCHAVISSGGVSVGDADYTRELLVTLGQVDFYKLAIKPGKPFAFGTLHTAGDSTPCYFFGLPGNPVSAAVTFEQLALPALEKLTGANPQAKLVLKLRACSSFKKRPGRTDFQRGRILANQNGIIGVESINSQSSGALSTIVVANAYIRLEQDRGNVEEGEYVDVLPFDTSLPLL from the coding sequence GTGGACAAGTCATTGGATTCGGCTCGCAACTTTAAAATACAATGGCTTGCTGTTAATCAACTACTCAAGGTTTTGCCAATGAATTCGTGCGATCAACCAGGCTTGTTACCTCTCGAAGCCGCATTACAACGTATAAATGCTGTGGTTAATTGTGCGCAGAATTGTGAGTATGTGCCACTGTTGAACGCGCGCGGCCGTGTTCTGGCCGAAGATATTATCGCATCACGCCCGATACCTGACTTCGACAACTCCGCAATGGATGGCTATGCATTCGCCAGCAGTAGCATCAGTAGCACCGACGCATTCAGGGTTGCCGGCATCGCACTCGCCGGGCAGCCCTACCTGGGCGCGCTATCAGAAAATGAATGCATCCGCATTATGACCGGAGCCAAAATGCCCAGCGGCTGCGATTGTGTCGCGATGCAGGAAAACACCTTGCGCGATGGCGATGAGCTCACGCTGCTAAAAGCGCCCGTTAAAGGCGAGAATGTGCGCCTTGCGGGTCACGATCTGCCACAGGGCAGCCGCATACTCTTGCGCGGACGCAGACTAAGCCCCGTCGATATCGGCATGCTCGCCTCACTCGGCGAGCTGCAGGTTCCGGTCTATACCAAGCCTCGCGTCGGCGTATTCTCCACCGGCGATGAACTAACGCCATTGGGACAGCCCTTGGAAGCAGGCCGAATTTATGACAGCAACCGCTACCTGTTGCTAAGCGCCCTCGCGGAATACCCCATCGAAGTCATCGATTTTGGCTCAATCCCAGACGACCGGCAGAAACTCGAACAGGTATTTCTCGAAGCAGCCAGCCAATGCCATGCGGTTATTTCCTCTGGTGGCGTGTCTGTGGGCGATGCAGACTACACGCGTGAACTCCTGGTGACACTCGGCCAGGTAGATTTTTACAAATTGGCCATCAAACCCGGCAAGCCGTTCGCGTTCGGCACGCTCCACACCGCAGGCGACAGCACACCCTGTTATTTTTTTGGACTGCCGGGTAATCCGGTATCGGCAGCCGTCACCTTCGAGCAGCTGGCACTACCGGCACTGGAAAAATTGACCGGCGCAAACCCGCAGGCGAAACTCGTATTAAAACTGCGCGCCTGTAGCTCGTTCAAAAAACGGCCTGGGCGAACAGATTTTCAACGTGGGCGCATACTCGCCAACCAAAATGGCATTATCGGTGTAGAGTCGATAAATTCGCAGAGTTCAGGCGCTCTTTCTACTATCGTCGTCGCGAATGCCTACATTCGGCTGGAACAGGACCGCGGAAATGTTGAGGAGGGGGAATACGTTGATGTATTACCTTTCGATACATCACTACCACTGCTCTAA
- the ubiT gene encoding ubiquinone anaerobic biosynthesis accessory factor UbiT: MPFSSQARRLLLANRPLAVRGASVLLALTPFSLQERALLPLFRQALAVPLNDGDLNFLDARVLRIQVDDLRWRLSLSLADGRLVMAPPDNEYAVCIRADSADFLALINRVDDPDTLFFQRRLAIEGDTELGLAVKNLLDALDYDDFPRWLAQGLALLRQAHLWVRGADQGVDA, from the coding sequence ATGCCTTTCTCCTCTCAAGCCCGGCGCCTGTTGCTGGCCAATCGTCCATTGGCGGTTCGAGGCGCGTCTGTATTGCTGGCTTTAACTCCCTTCTCCCTTCAAGAGCGTGCACTGCTACCCTTGTTCCGCCAGGCGCTCGCGGTGCCGCTAAACGATGGCGATTTGAATTTTCTGGATGCACGCGTGCTGCGTATTCAAGTGGATGACCTTCGCTGGCGGTTGTCTCTCAGCTTGGCAGATGGCCGCTTGGTGATGGCTCCCCCTGATAACGAATACGCCGTGTGCATTCGCGCGGACAGCGCCGATTTCCTGGCGTTAATAAATCGGGTCGACGATCCTGATACCTTATTTTTCCAGCGACGATTGGCCATAGAAGGCGATACCGAACTGGGACTTGCGGTAAAAAACCTGCTGGATGCGTTGGATTACGATGATTTCCCGCGTTGGCTCGCGCAAGGTTTGGCGCTCCTGCGGCAAGCACATTTATGGGTTCGGGGCGCAGACCAGGGAGTCGATGCATGA